In Paracoccus aerodenitrificans, the following are encoded in one genomic region:
- the selD gene encoding selenide, water dikinase SelD: MRLTELAHGGGCGCKLGPAVLRDLLADQPIGQMFPQLLVGNAESDDAAVWQIDENTCMIATTDFFMPMVDNPRDFGRIAATNAISDIYAMGGRPVMALAILGMPINVIDPSDIREILAGGADICAEAGIPIAGGHSIDAPEPIYGLAVIGLCAPGDLRRNGGALPGDALILTKPLGVGIYSNAIKKGIATKADIAEMIDSCTTLNRIGQDLSKRPEVHAITDVTGFGILGHGMEMARAAGCGLRIERAALPLLNRAAEMAQSGLRTGASDRNWDAVGDKVTLPTGITEAEHTLLTDPQTSGGLLVSVAADAAESVLDQICSVHPKAAIIGTVIEGAGIEIV; the protein is encoded by the coding sequence ATGAGACTGACGGAACTCGCACATGGTGGCGGATGTGGATGCAAGCTTGGCCCGGCAGTGCTGCGCGATCTGCTGGCCGATCAGCCGATAGGACAGATGTTCCCGCAGCTTCTGGTCGGAAACGCCGAATCCGACGATGCCGCTGTCTGGCAGATCGACGAAAACACCTGCATGATCGCCACGACGGATTTTTTCATGCCGATGGTCGATAATCCCCGCGATTTCGGTCGTATCGCCGCGACGAATGCGATTTCCGATATTTACGCGATGGGGGGCCGCCCGGTCATGGCTCTGGCGATTCTGGGGATGCCGATCAATGTCATAGACCCCTCGGATATCCGCGAAATCCTTGCGGGAGGTGCGGACATCTGCGCCGAGGCCGGAATTCCGATTGCCGGAGGCCATTCCATCGACGCGCCCGAGCCGATCTATGGGCTGGCGGTGATCGGGCTGTGCGCACCGGGCGATCTGCGCCGCAATGGCGGAGCCTTGCCGGGCGATGCGCTGATCCTGACCAAGCCGCTTGGCGTCGGGATTTATTCCAACGCGATCAAGAAGGGTATCGCTACAAAGGCTGATATCGCCGAGATGATCGACAGTTGCACGACGCTTAACCGAATCGGGCAAGATCTGTCCAAACGCCCCGAGGTTCACGCCATCACGGATGTCACAGGTTTCGGCATTCTGGGCCACGGAATGGAGATGGCACGCGCCGCCGGATGCGGATTGCGGATCGAACGCGCCGCGCTTCCCCTGCTGAACCGGGCCGCCGAAATGGCGCAATCGGGATTGCGGACCGGAGCAAGCGACCGGAACTGGGATGCGGTCGGCGACAAAGTGACCCTGCCCACGGGCATCACCGAAGCAGAGCATACTCTGCTGACCGATCCTCAGACCTCTGGCGGGCTTCTGGTATCGGTTGCGGCGGATGCTGCGGAAAGCGTGCTGGACCAGATCTGCAGCGTTCATCCAAAGGCCGCGATCATCGGCACCGTGATCGAGGGTGCCGGGATCG
- a CDS encoding cell wall hydrolase, protein MKSLTRKLAAFVLSISVAAPVAAPIAANADPAQGPETLIQARSGGSDSLACLTEALYFEARGEGRSGQRAVAEVILNRVDSRAFPNSVCGVVHQRGQFSYKKGRRMSNAAAAARARQIAAEALAGAARTLTDGATYFHTTQVRPSWSRRFTRTTQIGSHIFYRNGRRVASN, encoded by the coding sequence ATGAAGTCGCTGACACGTAAACTGGCTGCGTTTGTTTTGAGCATATCCGTTGCTGCGCCGGTTGCGGCCCCGATTGCCGCCAATGCCGACCCCGCTCAGGGTCCCGAAACCCTGATCCAAGCCCGTTCCGGCGGATCGGATTCGCTCGCCTGCCTGACCGAGGCGCTCTATTTCGAAGCCCGCGGCGAAGGCCGCAGCGGTCAGCGTGCCGTGGCCGAGGTGATCCTGAACCGTGTCGATAGCCGCGCTTTCCCGAACTCGGTCTGCGGTGTCGTGCATCAGCGCGGGCAGTTCAGCTATAAAAAGGGTCGCCGCATGTCGAACGCGGCTGCCGCAGCCCGTGCCCGCCAGATCGCGGCAGAGGCACTTGCCGGAGCCGCCCGTACCCTGACCGATGGTGCGACCTATTTCCATACGACGCAGGTCCGTCCGTCCTGGTCGCGTCGCTTCACCCGCACCACCCAGATCGGCAGCCATATCTTTTACCGCAATGGCCGCCGCGTGGCCTCCAACTGA
- a CDS encoding dihydroneopterin aldolase yields MDEPDQIHLRDYVIDAEIGAFQSERGRTQRLRFNLTVDLADPVVGVADDVDRILSYDVLTDAIATAISDERFNLLETLAEKIAAEILAHPRAGHIRVTIEKLDRIPGALGVTLNRRRGRVDADAGMLAPVVLFHGTETPRPDGAVILTPDAPPLPLPGGGNERRVALLALDQAAWALGGRLGLDVADNRTELDWAVKEARPIIWAPARMAADIAGLEADPIAIALWLAERMGAQRLDLALPAGMAMPDIASDIPLRRVGE; encoded by the coding sequence ATGGACGAGCCGGATCAGATTCACCTGCGGGATTACGTGATCGACGCCGAGATCGGCGCGTTTCAATCGGAACGTGGCCGGACTCAGCGGCTGCGTTTCAATCTGACGGTGGATCTGGCTGACCCTGTGGTCGGGGTTGCCGATGATGTGGACCGGATCCTGTCTTATGACGTGCTCACGGATGCCATCGCGACGGCAATCTCGGATGAGAGGTTCAATCTGCTGGAAACGCTGGCAGAGAAAATCGCGGCAGAAATTCTGGCCCATCCGCGTGCCGGACATATCCGCGTCACGATCGAAAAGCTGGACCGCATTCCCGGCGCATTGGGCGTGACCCTGAACCGGCGGCGCGGTCGGGTGGATGCCGATGCCGGGATGCTGGCCCCGGTAGTCCTGTTTCACGGAACCGAAACGCCGCGACCGGATGGCGCCGTGATCCTGACCCCGGACGCGCCCCCTTTGCCGCTGCCGGGCGGCGGAAATGAGCGCCGCGTCGCGTTGCTGGCGCTGGATCAGGCAGCCTGGGCGCTTGGCGGCAGGCTTGGGCTGGACGTTGCCGATAACCGGACCGAGCTGGACTGGGCGGTCAAGGAAGCGCGGCCCATCATCTGGGCTCCGGCGCGGATGGCCGCCGATATTGCCGGGCTTGAGGCCGATCCCATCGCAATTGCCCTCTGGCTGGCCGAGAGGATGGGCGCTCAGCGGCTGGACCTTGCCTTGCCCGC
- a CDS encoding putative PEP-binding protein, with protein MTRFVELSDIVEITSDSGIDTAVHGWRAKCLQRLVRMDLPVPRSFAIAAKAVRAMAQGAMPDADAIGALFANGEGLVIVRPSAVKPEWGGPGTVLNVGINDECYRRLKKSHGKDAADAIYLAFVQSYAINVARLDPDMFSESGEGALDRALAAYRSEMDEEFPQDPIRQLTGVLRSMARAWDAPTARMLRQAKGAPGDAPLGLVVQQMALAVGPGLTGSGTIQLIDSVTGATGISGRFRGQMHGETRGQGAETLYLTTDERGPALEDAAPGLFADLVEYCRAARIRLRDEMMIEFVISDGRLSIIDALRVQRSSRAAVRIAVNLAEDGIIPAEEAVMRVEPRALSELMHYQVDPRAPRDIIVRGIDASPGAATGRIVFTAAAAQACAARGESCILVRRETSPEDIRGMHAAVAVLTERGGMTSHAAVIARGLGLPCIVGASGIRIDARAGILRAGKRSFREGDEITVDGTSGEVLAGSAEMLEPALDDCFSKLLDWADEARDLGVRANADTPEDARTARMFNAEGIGLCRTEHMFFDEMRLPIMREMIFADSPDDRRVALARLLPIQRQDFTELFGIMAGLPVTIRLFDPPLHEFLPQERDGIRELAESLDLPISDVSRRIEALSEFNPMLGMRGVRLGVTIPEIYDMQARAIFEAAIAAASSGEPVVPEIMIPLVSARREVEIVKNRIDAVAAAVRNETGNDFAFRLGVMVETPRAALRAGDIARHSAFLSFGTNDLTQMTYGLSRDDAGRFMGDYVQQGVYDEDPFHILDEDGVGELLLIGTQRARDVDAGITISVCGEHGGNPQSIAFCHRAGLDYISCSPFRVPVARLAAAQESIRGRTAKTR; from the coding sequence ATGACACGCTTTGTTGAGCTTTCGGATATTGTCGAGATCACCTCTGATTCGGGGATCGATACCGCTGTGCATGGCTGGCGGGCGAAATGCCTGCAGCGTCTGGTACGGATGGACCTGCCGGTGCCGCGTTCTTTTGCCATTGCCGCAAAAGCGGTCCGCGCGATGGCACAGGGTGCCATGCCCGATGCCGACGCGATAGGTGCGCTGTTCGCGAATGGCGAGGGGCTTGTCATCGTGCGGCCCTCTGCGGTCAAGCCGGAATGGGGCGGTCCGGGAACGGTTCTGAATGTCGGTATCAACGATGAATGCTATCGCCGGTTGAAGAAAAGCCACGGCAAGGATGCTGCGGACGCGATTTATCTGGCCTTCGTGCAATCCTATGCCATCAATGTGGCGCGGCTTGACCCTGACATGTTCTCTGAAAGCGGAGAGGGGGCGCTGGATCGTGCACTTGCCGCCTATCGCTCTGAAATGGATGAGGAATTCCCTCAGGACCCGATCCGGCAATTGACCGGAGTCCTGCGGTCCATGGCGCGGGCATGGGATGCGCCGACTGCGCGGATGCTGCGTCAGGCCAAGGGTGCTCCGGGGGATGCGCCTCTGGGGCTGGTGGTTCAGCAGATGGCCTTGGCGGTCGGGCCGGGGCTGACCGGCTCGGGGACGATACAACTGATCGACAGCGTGACCGGGGCGACAGGGATCAGTGGTCGTTTCAGGGGGCAGATGCATGGCGAGACCCGGGGGCAGGGCGCCGAAACGCTGTATCTCACCACGGATGAGCGCGGCCCGGCCCTTGAAGACGCCGCACCCGGGCTGTTCGCCGATCTCGTTGAATATTGCCGCGCCGCGCGGATTCGTCTGCGCGATGAAATGATGATCGAGTTCGTTATTTCCGATGGACGCCTGTCGATCATCGACGCGCTTCGGGTGCAGCGTTCATCCCGCGCGGCGGTTCGGATTGCGGTGAATCTGGCAGAGGACGGGATCATCCCCGCCGAAGAGGCCGTGATGCGGGTCGAGCCTCGCGCCCTGTCCGAACTGATGCATTATCAGGTGGACCCTCGAGCGCCGCGCGACATCATCGTGCGCGGCATCGACGCCAGCCCGGGCGCGGCGACGGGCCGGATCGTTTTCACGGCTGCCGCCGCACAGGCCTGCGCGGCTCGTGGTGAGTCCTGTATCCTGGTCCGGCGTGAGACCTCGCCCGAAGATATTCGCGGCATGCATGCGGCTGTTGCCGTGTTGACGGAACGCGGCGGCATGACCAGTCATGCGGCCGTGATCGCGCGGGGTCTGGGCCTTCCCTGCATTGTCGGCGCAAGCGGAATCCGCATCGACGCCCGCGCCGGGATTCTTCGCGCCGGGAAGCGCAGCTTCCGCGAGGGCGATGAAATCACCGTTGACGGGACCTCGGGCGAGGTTCTTGCCGGATCGGCTGAAATGCTGGAACCGGCGCTTGACGATTGCTTCAGCAAGCTTCTCGACTGGGCGGACGAGGCCCGCGATCTGGGTGTCCGCGCCAATGCCGATACGCCGGAAGATGCTCGCACCGCACGGATGTTCAACGCCGAGGGGATCGGTCTGTGCCGGACCGAACATATGTTCTTCGATGAAATGCGGCTGCCGATCATGCGCGAGATGATCTTTGCCGACAGCCCGGATGATCGCCGCGTCGCGCTTGCAAGGCTGCTTCCGATCCAGCGTCAGGACTTTACTGAGCTGTTCGGCATCATGGCGGGCCTGCCGGTGACGATCCGGCTGTTCGATCCGCCCTTACATGAGTTCCTGCCTCAGGAGCGCGACGGGATTCGTGAATTGGCGGAATCTCTGGATCTGCCGATTTCGGATGTCAGCCGCCGGATCGAGGCGCTGAGCGAGTTCAACCCGATGCTGGGGATGCGCGGCGTCCGGCTTGGCGTGACCATCCCTGAAATCTACGACATGCAGGCCCGCGCGATTTTCGAGGCGGCGATTGCTGCGGCAAGCTCGGGCGAACCTGTGGTGCCGGAAATCATGATCCCTCTGGTCAGCGCCCGGCGCGAGGTCGAAATCGTGAAGAACCGAATCGACGCGGTCGCCGCTGCCGTGCGCAACGAAACCGGGAATGATTTCGCCTTCCGGCTTGGCGTGATGGTCGAAACACCCCGCGCCGCGCTCCGCGCCGGGGATATCGCGCGGCATTCGGCCTTTCTGTCTTTCGGGACGAACGACCTGACCCAGATGACCTATGGGCTGTCGCGCGACGATGCCGGGCGGTTCATGGGGGATTATGTCCAGCAGGGCGTTTACGATGAGGACCCGTTCCATATCCTTGATGAGGATGGCGTCGGAGAGTTGCTGCTGATCGGTACGCAGCGTGCGCGGGATGTCGATGCCGGGATCACCATCTCTGTATGCGGCGAACATGGCGGCAATCCGCAATCCATCGCATTCTGCCACCGCGCCGGGCTGGATTACATCTCTTGCTCGCCTTTCCGTGTCCCTGTGGCCCGTCTTGCTGCGGCGCAGGAGTCGATTCGGGGCAGAACGGCGAAAACACGGTAA